The genomic region GACGCTTGCCGCGGCGGCAGCCCCGGTGACGAACGCGGTCTCGGTCGCACCCAGGCCGCGCTCGTCCATGGGCATCAGCAGGCCGAGGATCCGGCTGCGTCGACTGGCCAGGCCACGGGCCATCGCGTTGGGCTGGTAGTCGAGCTCGGCCATCGCCGCGAGGACCTTGTCCCGGGTCGCCTGCGAGATCGGCCGGGTGCCGGTGAGCACGTACGACACGGTGCTTACCGACACCTGCGCGAGGCGGGCGACGTCGTGCATGGTGGCCACCGCGTACCTCCTTCGGCCCGGTGGGGGAGTCACCCCGAGGTGAGCGTCGAAGCGTTTCGACTAAGCGTTTCGACAGACGCTAGGGCACCTGTTACGGCGTCGTCAATAGCCGATGTCGAAATGAAGTCGGAGTACTCCGGCGGTCCGGGCCCGCGCCCTTCGCCGGCGCCGATCCGCGCCCTTCACTGGCGCGGCGACCCGCCCTGCTGACGGCGGCGGTCTGGCCCGGCCGACCGCCCGGGGGCGGCGGCGGTGATGACGACGGTCGCGGTGATGGCCGCGGTCGGGCCGCTTATATCTCGATGTTGAACCGTTGCAGCACCGACGGGGCGATCAGGCCGGCGGTGGCGAGCGCCGACACCACCGTGAGTACGGTGCGCAGCACGACCACCTCGGTCTTGCTGCCGGTGCGCAGCGCGATGCTGTTCGGCAGGCCGATCATCGTCCACATCCGACGTTTGATCGGGATCGGCCACAGGATCGGCACCCCGGCTCTGGTGATCATGTCGCCGAGGATGTGCACGAAGCAGCCCACCCCCACGGCCGTGCCGATCAGCGGATAGCCCCGCCCGCCGGGCAGGTTGGCGAAGGTGAACCAGGCCGCGCCGGCCGACGCGAGGGTCACGATCACCCAGCCTGCCCGCTCGGCCCACCTGTCGAAGAGCCCTCGCAGGGCGAGGCCGAACATGAAGAACAGGATCGTGATCACCGCCCACTTGCCGTACGCGGCGCAGAGCGCGGTGGTGCCCCAGCCGACAAGCAGCGTGAACGGGATGGTGTGGGTCAGCGTCCGGTGCCCGTTGTTGCGGCGTGGATCCTTGCTGAGTTTCGTCGCGTAGTAGACCCCGAGGGAGATCTTCTCCATGACCTCGGCGACGAAGAGGGAGAAGACCCCGAAGGTGCGGGCCACTGTGGCGCCGCCCTGGTTGCGGGTCACCTTGCCGGACAGGTCGAGGTCGGGAAAGAGCGCCCCGCCCGCGCACACCGCGGTGCCCACTGCCAACGCGAGTGGTGACTGCTGGTAGTCGGCGAACTGGTCCAGCGCCCAGGACCCGGCCAGCCATACCGCCGCGCCGGACAGCGCGTGCGACGGTCCCATCATCTCGGCTCACCCTCCCCAGGGATCTTGAGCGCCAAAACTACGCCACTGTAGTCAGCGGCCGCGCCCCAGGGGCATCAGCCAAACCGTCTACAACGGACGGTGTCAGAGGGTGGGTGTGAAGCTCTGCCGGATCATCACGAAGTATGCCGCGTTGACCTGCCAGTCGAACTCTTTTGTCAACCACGAGACGGTGAACGCCTGCCCGGCAGAGGTGTTGGCGAGCAGCCGGATGCTGTGCACCCGCTCCCCGGCGGCGTTCTCCCAACTGCACTCCCAGAGCGCGGCGCCGTCGAAGAAATCAAGCCCCGAGATGTCCACCTTCCGGTAGCCAGGAAGTGCCGCGCCAGCGACGAGCCGGGTCTCCTCGGCCTTCCAGTGCGCCACCGGGTCGGCCCGTCGCGGCCCGACCTCGACGCTGAGAACCCGGGCCCCGCTGGGCTCCCGGAAGCAGGTCACCGCCTCCTCGGTCCAGTGCGCCCAGCCCACCGGCGCCGCGATCCGGAAGCCGGCGGGGTCGTCGTGCCAGGTCCAGCCGGTCCGCAGCCGGTAGCGTGAGTCGGCCGGCGGGGACATCGACGGCACCGGCGTGGCCACGGGTGGCGGGGGCGTCGCGCAGGCGAACGCCGCCGGTCGGGCGGCGGTCGCGCCGCCGCCGACGCCGGACGGTGTCGCCCGCTGGTCGTGGCGGCTCATCAGCACCGCCGTGACGCCTCCGGCGACCAGCAGCGCCACAGCGGTGACCGCCCCAGCCGCAGCGATCAACCGCCCGCGCCGTACGGCCCGGCGGCCCGCCGACCGGGCGGGCGGCACGGGCGGCTCGACCGGCTGCGCCGGGGACAGGTCGGCCGGCTGCGCCGGGGACAGGTCGACGGGCAGCTCAGCGGGAGGCGACGTCGACCGGCCGGCGTGACGCAGCGCCGCCACCGCCGCCGAGCGGGCCGGTCCGGCGGGCTGGTCGTGGGCCGCAACAGCAGCGGCGCGCAGCAGTGGCTCGGCCTCGGCAGCTGTCAACCGCCGCCACGGGTCGCGCTGCAACAGCCCGGTGAGCACCGGACGCAGCGGCCCGGCGCGGCGCATCGGGTCCGGCGGTTCGACGGCCAGCGCGCTGAGCGTTGCCATCGCGCTGGACCGGGCGTACGGGGACTGCCCCTCGACCGTCGCGTAGAGCGTCGCGCCCAGCGACCACAGGTCGGTACGCGGATCGGAGACACCTTCGCGGGCCCGCTCCGGGGCGACGAACTGCGGTGAGCCGAGCACAGTGCCCGGGCCGGTCATCGTCCCGTCGCCGCCGTCGAACGTCGCCAACCCGAAGTCGGTGAGCACCACCCTCCCATCGTCGGCGACGAGCACGTTGTGCGGCTTCACGTCACGGTGCAGTACGCCGGCGGTGTGCGCGGCCCGCAACGCGGCGAGCACCGCCAACCCGATCCGGGCCGTACGTTGCGGGCTCAGTGGGCCCTCGGCGCTGAGGATCTGTTGCACCGATCGGGACGGCACGTACTCCATCACGATCCACGGGCTGTCCCGGTCGTGCACGACGTCGTAGATGCGCACCACGTTGGGGTGGTTGAGCCGGGCGGCCGTACGCGCCTCGCGCAGCGTCCGGAACCGGAGTTCGGCGCGGTCGGGCTCGGCCAGCCAGGACGGCGGCACGACCTCCTTCACCGCGACGTCGCGGTGCAACATCTCGTCGCGAGCCAACCAGACCCGGCCCATCCCGCCGGTGCCGACCAGGTCGAGCAGCCGGTACCGACCCGCGATCAGCAACTGCTGCACGGTCGCTCCCCCTCGGTCACCCCGAGTTACACGATAACCACCGATGCGGGTTTTCTCATCCGCTGAGCGGCCTCGATCCACGACGGACAGAGGGGTCAACCACGGCCGTACGGCGCAGGTCAGGGGGGTGGTCGGAAACTACTTCGGATCACCGGCCAGTCGGCATCGGCGGCCGTCCAGTCCTCGTCGTGGGTGATCCAGCCAAGCGTCCAGCGCCCGCCCCCGACGACGTCCTGCCGCGCGTGCAGCACTCCGCCGTGCGGTGTCCGCCATCGGGACTCCCACTCCGCGCCCGCGCCGGTGTCGGCGAGGCGCACCTCGTCGTACCCCACGAGAGCGCCGGCCGCGGCGGCCGCGTCCCGGAGCGCGCGCAGCCGGGTCAGCGGGTCGGGCGCGCCGCCCTCGGTGACGCTGAGGGCCCGGCCGGTCGCCGGGTCCTGGAAGCAGGTCACTGCCCCGTCGCGGGAGTAGCGCCAGGTAGCCGGCACCGAGATCCGGAAACCTGCGGTGTCCGCGTGCCACACCCAGCCGGGTGGAAGTCGCAGCCGCTCGCCCGGCGGCGGCGACCAGGCCGGCACCGGCGTACCGACGATGTCCGGGCGTACGCAGGGAAACGGGGGAGGGGCGATGTTCTGTCCGCCCAGGGGCGGGGCGGGTCGGCCACGGCCGTCGCCGGGCGGCCTGCCCGGCCCGCCACCGTCGTTCGGGCCGTCATCGCCGTACTGCCCGTCCGGGTCGCCGTCAGGCAGTTGATCCGTCGACGCTGTGGGGCGGGCGGCGGTGTCGCTCGGGCCATCGCCGGCGAACGCCAGCGCGGTGCCGATGCCGGCGGCGACCGCCACCAGCAGCGCCGTGCCGACAAGCGCCGCCTGGCGTCCCGTCGGTCGCCGTCCCGATCGGGCGGCTGTCGCCGCCGCGCCGACCGCCACCTCCGCCGACGGCCGACGGTCGGGCCCGCCGTCACCGGCGCTGGGCGAGACCGGGCCGGTGTCGCCCCGATCGCCATCACCCCGGCCGCCATCACCCCGGCCGCCATCACCCCGGCCGGTGGCACCGGAGCCTGCGTCAGCCGGACCGGCGACGCCCGGGCTCCCGGCACCCGAGCTGTCGGCCGGCGCTGCGGCGTCGCTGGTCGCGGCGGCGTCGAGCAACCGGTGGGCCTCGTCGTGGCCGAGGCGCCGCCGTGGATCGCGGCACAGCAGTCCGGCGAGCACCGGCGCGAGCGGCCCGGCGTGCGGGGCCGGGTCCGGCGGGCCGGCGGCCAACGCGCTGAGGGTGGCCATCGCGGTGCTGCGGGCGTACGGGGAGCGGCCCTCCACAGCGGTGTGCAGGGTGGCGCCGAGCGACCACAGGTCGGCGGCCACTGAGGACACACCCTCGGCGGCGCGCTCCGGGGCGACGTACTGCGGGGAGCCGAGGACCATCCCGGGACGGGTCATCGCGCCGTCGCCGCCGTCGAAGGTGGCCAGCCCGAAGTCGGTGAGCATCACCCGCCCGTCGTTGGCCATGAGCACGTTCTGCGGTTTGACGTCGCGGTGCAGCACCCCCACCGCGTGCGCGGCCCGCAGCGCGTCGAGCAGGGCAAGGCCGATCCGGGCGGCCCGGATCGGCGCCAACGGCCCCTCGTCGTCGAGGACGTCCTGAAGGGTGCGTGAGGGGACGTACTCCATCACGATCCACGGGCTGCCCTCGACCGGGACGACGTCGTAGAGCCGGACCACGGCGGGGTGGTTGAGTCGGGCCGCGGCGCGGGCCTCCCGCAGGGTGCGCGAGCGCAACTCGGCCCGGTCGTGGTCGGTCAGCCAGTTCGGCGGTACGACCTCCTTGACGGCGACTTCGCGGTGCAGCATCTCGTCGTGGGCTCGCCACACCCGACCCATGCCCCCGCGACCCACCAGGTCGAGCAGCCGGTATCGACCGGCAATCAGCACCTGCGCACGCTCCTCCTCAGCCGCTGTCCGGGGTACACCCTATCCAGCGGATCGGAAGTCACCTATCGGTCGTCCGACCTACCTCAGCAGGCGGCGTGGTCGGCGGCAGCGAGCAGGTTGCCCTCCGGGACGGCGATCCGGGTACGGCCGCCGGCCAGTTGGGCAGCGGCGCGTCGGGCCTGGAGGGGGCCGTGCTCACGGCGAGCGCTGGCGTAACTGGCGGCGGTGCGGGCCGCGATGGTGGCCCAGCCGTACCGCTCGCCGACCATGGCGCGGGCACGTCGGGCGACCCGCCTGGCGAAGATCTCGTCGCCGAGGAGTTGACCGACAGCGCCGGCGAGGGCGGCCGGGTCGCTGTGCGGGAACGTCACGCCTGTCACGCCGGGTTCGACGATCTCGGCGAGGCCGCCGGTGCGGGCCACGGCCAGGGGCGCACCGGCAGCCGCCGCCTCCAGCGCCACCATGCCGAACGGCTCGTAGAGGCTGGGAACCACTGTCGCGTCGGTGGCGCCCAGCACCGCCGGGAGTTGGGTGGCGTCGAGGAAGCCCGTGAAGCTGACTGTCGAGCCGAGCGCCAGGCGGCGGGCCTCGGCCTCCAACTCGGGGCGGTACGGGCCGTCGCCTGCGATCACGACGCGCAGCCCGGGGTGCTGCTCGCGCAGCCGGGGTACGGCGTGCACGAGGTGCTGCACGCCCTTCTCGTAGACGAGCCGTCCGGCGTACCCGACGAGGGGGCCGTCGGCGGCGAACCGGGCACGGGCAGACGCGACCGCGCGGGGCCGGGCCCGCCAGGCCCGGTCGTCGACGCCGTTGGGCACCACGTCGACCTGCTCGGCGGGTACGTCGAAGAGCGCGCCCACCTGGTCGCGCATGTAACCCGAACAGGTGATCACGCGGGTGGAGGCCCCGGTGAGCCAGTGTTCGACGCCGTGGATGGTGCGGTTCATCTCCTCGGGCAGCCAGCCCTGGTGCCGGCCCGCCTCGGTGGCGTGCATGGTCGTGACGAGCGGCAGGTCCAGGTGGTCGGAGAGGGTCATGGCGGTGTGGGCGACGAGCCAGTCGTGGGCGTGGATGACGTCGTAGGTGCCGGCTTCGGTGGCGCGCAGGGCGGTGCGGGTGAGGGTGTGGTTGAACGCCATGGTCCAGGCCAGCAGGCTGCCGGTGGCGAGGGGGAAGGTGACGGGGTCTTCGGGGGCGCGCAGGATGCGGACGCCGTCGGCGTATTCCTCAAGGGGTGCGCCGTCGGCGTGGCGGGTGACGACTGTGACTTCGTGGCCGGCGGCGGCCAGTGCGACGGAGAGGGCGTGGACGTGTCGGCCGAGGCCACCGACGAGCACCGGCGGATATTCCCAGGACAGCATCAGCACCCGCAGGTGCCGGGCGGAGTGGATGTCGATCACGTGGGCGTCGGGTGACATTGCGGCCCCCTTTGAGTTGTCCCCGGGCGCGCGCCGACCGGCACCGAATCGGTGCCGCCGTCGCGTCTGGATCGGGCCCCATCCTGCCGGGGCCGAGATAACCAGCGGAGACACCGCCGTTGCGGTCATGTAAAGCGCTACTGGCCCTTTCGGCGCACCCGCAGCAGCTCGGCGACCGACCATGCCTGGAAAGGGCATCCGGTCGCGGCGTGCGGCGCGAGGCCGTCGGCTGTCTCGCTCACCGAGCCTAACCCATATTCGGTCAGATGTGCCTCAATGCCGACCAATACGTCATCGACCGACATCTTGCCCCTGCGGCACGCGTCGACGTACGGGCCGACAAGCCACGGCCACACAGTGCCCTGGTGGTAGCCGCCGTCCCGCTCCGCCGGACCACCCCGGTGCCGGCCCACGAACTCCGGCGAATCCGGGGCGAGACTGCGCGGCCCGAGCGGGGTGAGCAGCCCGGCCGCGACCCGCCGCAACGTCGGCTCGTCCGGCTCCAACGGCGCGAACGGCAACGACCAGGCCAGCAGCTGGTTGGGCCGCAGCGCGTCGTCGTCGTGCAGGGCCGCGCCACCAAGCGGGTACGCGGGCGCGGGCGCGTCGAGCACGTCGTACAGCCAGCCGGCCGGGGCCGGATAGCGGTCCCGGAACGAGGTGGCCGCCTGCCCGTGCCGCCGCCACAGCTCGTCCGCGTCCTGACCGGCCAGCTCGGTCAGCTCGGCGAGCCCGGCCAGCCCGTTGATCCACAGCGCGTTGACCTCGACGGGCTTGCCGGTACGCGGAGTGACAGGCACCCCGTACACGCGGGCGTCCATCCAGGTCAGGGCCGTGCCCGGGGCGCCCTGGGCGAGCAGCCCGTCGGCCGGGTCGACGCCGATGCCGTAGCGGGTGCCCGCCACGTGGGCGTCGACGACTGTCCGCAGCGCGGGCAGCAGCTCGTCGCCGAGGTCGGTGTCACCCGTGACGGTGACGTGTCGGCTCACCGCGTGCAGGAACCACAGCGTGCCGTCGACGGTGTTGTACTCCACCCGCCCGGTGTCGGCCGTGTTGGCGAGCATCCCCTCGGACAGCGTCGCCGCGTACGCCCGCAGCAGCTCCCGGCCCTCGGCGGCGCGGTTGGTGCAGAGGAAGAGACCCTCGTACGAGATCATCGTGTCCCGCGACCACGCGCCGAACCACGGGTACCCGGCGACCACGTCGACAGCCCCGCCGCCCGGGCGCACCACGAACGCGTCGGCGGCAAGCGTGAGCGTCGCCTCCACGTCATCCGTCGGGTTCGCGGCCGCCACCACCTGACGGTTGCGTCGCCGGGCGGTCTCCACGATCTGCGCGGCCGGCGGCGGTTCCTCGTCCAGCCGGCCCGCCCACGCCCGCACCGACACCGTGTCGCCGGGGCGCTCCAGCTCACCGACGAAGCGTCCCGCGTACCAGACGTCCTCGTCCGGGTGTAGCCCTCGGACTGCCTCCTCCCGGTGGTGCACGCCCAGCCACCACTGCCCCTCGGGGGTCCAGCCCGGGCCGGCGAGCCGGTACGCGCCCTCGACCACAGCGCCGTCGCCGACCGTCTCGACCTGCGGCGTGGGGCCGTCGGCCCGCCGCTCGCCGTGCGCGTCGCGCCAGGTGCAGGCGGCCGACAGCTCCAGCCGGACCGGGCCGCCGGCGATCAGCCGGTGCACCACCGCCACGCAGGACCGGCCAGGCAGCATGGCCAGCTCCCGCTCGATCACGACGCCGCCGATCCGCCACCGCCACCGGGGCAGCCCGTCGACCAGGTCGAAGCGTTCGAGCAGTTCGAAGCCGCGCGGGTCGACGTCACCGGAGGCCCACTCGTGCGCGCCGAGCCGGACCCGCGCGCCCGAGGGCAGGGTGACCGCCGGATCGAGACTTGCCAGTCCCACCTGACGGGACGCCGGAGTTTCGCCCGGGACCACCAGCAGACCGTGGTACCGGCGGGTGCGCAGTCCGGAGACCGTGCCCATCGCGTACCCGCCGACACCGTCAGGCACCAGCCACTCCCGGCTGGACGCGCTCGCCAGATCGCCACAGACCTGCGGGCCGAAGTGAATGTCGATCAACTTTCCTCCACCGACGGCAAGGTGTAACACGCCACGACGACAATGGCTGCTGTGGTCAAGTACGGAGACGGCGTCAAGGATGTGTACGTGATCACTGACCGATCGTCCTCCGACGCCTCGCCACCCGACGCTGAGCGGCTCCGGCTCGCCCAGGCCGACTCGGGGGAGCAGGACTGGCGCGCATGGGGTCCCTATCTGTCCGAACGGGCGTGGGGGACGGTACGGGAGGACTACAGCGAGCACGGTACGGCCTGGGACTACTTCCCGCATGACCACGCGCGGTCCAGAGCCTACCGGTGGAATGAAGACGGGATGGCAGGCGTCTGCGACGACCGGCAGACCTTCGCCTTCGCTCTCGCGCTGTGGAACGGCAAGGACCCGATCCTCAAGGAGCGGATGTTCGGCCTGGGCGGCGACAGCGGCAACCACGGCGAGGACGTCAAGGAGTACTGGTGGTACGAGGACTCCACGCCCACCCACTCCTGGATGCGCTGGCGCTACCACTACCCGCAGGCTGCCTTCCCGTACGACGAACTCGTCGCAGTGAACGCGCTGCGCGGCCGGGACGACACCGAGTACGAGCTGGTGGACACCGGCATCTTCGACGAGGACCGGTACTGGGCGGTGACAGTCGACTACGCCAAGGCGTCCCCGACCGA from Micromonospora profundi harbors:
- a CDS encoding serine/threonine-protein kinase; this translates as MGRVWRAHDEMLHREVAVKEVVPPNWLTDHDRAELRSRTLREARAAARLNHPAVVRLYDVVPVEGSPWIVMEYVPSRTLQDVLDDEGPLAPIRAARIGLALLDALRAAHAVGVLHRDVKPQNVLMANDGRVMLTDFGLATFDGGDGAMTRPGMVLGSPQYVAPERAAEGVSSVAADLWSLGATLHTAVEGRSPYARSTAMATLSALAAGPPDPAPHAGPLAPVLAGLLCRDPRRRLGHDEAHRLLDAAATSDAAAPADSSGAGSPGVAGPADAGSGATGRGDGGRGDGGRGDGDRGDTGPVSPSAGDGGPDRRPSAEVAVGAAATAARSGRRPTGRQAALVGTALLVAVAAGIGTALAFAGDGPSDTAARPTASTDQLPDGDPDGQYGDDGPNDGGGPGRPPGDGRGRPAPPLGGQNIAPPPFPCVRPDIVGTPVPAWSPPPGERLRLPPGWVWHADTAGFRISVPATWRYSRDGAVTCFQDPATGRALSVTEGGAPDPLTRLRALRDAAAAAGALVGYDEVRLADTGAGAEWESRWRTPHGGVLHARQDVVGGGRWTLGWITHDEDWTAADADWPVIRSSFRPPP
- a CDS encoding metal-dependent hydrolase, with translation MMGPSHALSGAAVWLAGSWALDQFADYQQSPLALAVGTAVCAGGALFPDLDLSGKVTRNQGGATVARTFGVFSLFVAEVMEKISLGVYYATKLSKDPRRNNGHRTLTHTIPFTLLVGWGTTALCAAYGKWAVITILFFMFGLALRGLFDRWAERAGWVIVTLASAGAAWFTFANLPGGRGYPLIGTAVGVGCFVHILGDMITRAGVPILWPIPIKRRMWTMIGLPNSIALRTGSKTEVVVLRTVLTVVSALATAGLIAPSVLQRFNIEI
- a CDS encoding serine/threonine-protein kinase; this translates as MQQLLIAGRYRLLDLVGTGGMGRVWLARDEMLHRDVAVKEVVPPSWLAEPDRAELRFRTLREARTAARLNHPNVVRIYDVVHDRDSPWIVMEYVPSRSVQQILSAEGPLSPQRTARIGLAVLAALRAAHTAGVLHRDVKPHNVLVADDGRVVLTDFGLATFDGGDGTMTGPGTVLGSPQFVAPERAREGVSDPRTDLWSLGATLYATVEGQSPYARSSAMATLSALAVEPPDPMRRAGPLRPVLTGLLQRDPWRRLTAAEAEPLLRAAAVAAHDQPAGPARSAAVAALRHAGRSTSPPAELPVDLSPAQPADLSPAQPVEPPVPPARSAGRRAVRRGRLIAAAGAVTAVALLVAGGVTAVLMSRHDQRATPSGVGGGATAARPAAFACATPPPPVATPVPSMSPPADSRYRLRTGWTWHDDPAGFRIAAPVGWAHWTEEAVTCFREPSGARVLSVEVGPRRADPVAHWKAEETRLVAGAALPGYRKVDISGLDFFDGAALWECSWENAAGERVHSIRLLANTSAGQAFTVSWLTKEFDWQVNAAYFVMIRQSFTPTL
- a CDS encoding amylo-alpha-1,6-glucosidase, translating into MIDIHFGPQVCGDLASASSREWLVPDGVGGYAMGTVSGLRTRRYHGLLVVPGETPASRQVGLASLDPAVTLPSGARVRLGAHEWASGDVDPRGFELLERFDLVDGLPRWRWRIGGVVIERELAMLPGRSCVAVVHRLIAGGPVRLELSAACTWRDAHGERRADGPTPQVETVGDGAVVEGAYRLAGPGWTPEGQWWLGVHHREEAVRGLHPDEDVWYAGRFVGELERPGDTVSVRAWAGRLDEEPPPAAQIVETARRRNRQVVAAANPTDDVEATLTLAADAFVVRPGGGAVDVVAGYPWFGAWSRDTMISYEGLFLCTNRAAEGRELLRAYAATLSEGMLANTADTGRVEYNTVDGTLWFLHAVSRHVTVTGDTDLGDELLPALRTVVDAHVAGTRYGIGVDPADGLLAQGAPGTALTWMDARVYGVPVTPRTGKPVEVNALWINGLAGLAELTELAGQDADELWRRHGQAATSFRDRYPAPAGWLYDVLDAPAPAYPLGGAALHDDDALRPNQLLAWSLPFAPLEPDEPTLRRVAAGLLTPLGPRSLAPDSPEFVGRHRGGPAERDGGYHQGTVWPWLVGPYVDACRRGKMSVDDVLVGIEAHLTEYGLGSVSETADGLAPHAATGCPFQAWSVAELLRVRRKGQ
- a CDS encoding glycosyltransferase family 4 protein → MSPDAHVIDIHSARHLRVLMLSWEYPPVLVGGLGRHVHALSVALAAAGHEVTVVTRHADGAPLEEYADGVRILRAPEDPVTFPLATGSLLAWTMAFNHTLTRTALRATEAGTYDVIHAHDWLVAHTAMTLSDHLDLPLVTTMHATEAGRHQGWLPEEMNRTIHGVEHWLTGASTRVITCSGYMRDQVGALFDVPAEQVDVVPNGVDDRAWRARPRAVASARARFAADGPLVGYAGRLVYEKGVQHLVHAVPRLREQHPGLRVVIAGDGPYRPELEAEARRLALGSTVSFTGFLDATQLPAVLGATDATVVPSLYEPFGMVALEAAAAGAPLAVARTGGLAEIVEPGVTGVTFPHSDPAALAGAVGQLLGDEIFARRVARRARAMVGERYGWATIAARTAASYASARREHGPLQARRAAAQLAGGRTRIAVPEGNLLAAADHAAC